From the Halalkalicoccus sp. CGA53 genome, one window contains:
- the sufU gene encoding Fe-S cluster assembly sulfur transfer protein SufU → MSMGSDMYREQILDHYKNPRNYGELEEHTFSHLGENPMCGDEIEVFVRLDDEDRIEYASFRGDGCAISQASASMLTSHIRGMTMAELHDLDTDDVLDLLGIEVTPMRVKCAVLAEKVAQDGAEIYEGEREAEKTTTE, encoded by the coding sequence ATGAGCATGGGCTCGGACATGTATCGCGAGCAGATCCTCGATCACTACAAGAACCCCCGCAACTACGGTGAACTCGAGGAACACACCTTCTCACACCTCGGCGAGAACCCGATGTGCGGCGACGAGATCGAGGTGTTCGTTCGCCTCGACGACGAGGACCGGATCGAGTACGCCTCGTTTCGCGGCGACGGCTGTGCGATCAGCCAGGCGAGCGCGAGCATGCTCACCTCCCACATCCGCGGAATGACGATGGCAGAGCTCCACGACCTCGACACCGACGATGTCCTCGACCTGCTGGGGATCGAGGTGACGCCGATGCGAGTGAAGTGTGCGGTGCTCGCCGAGAAGGTCGCCCAGGACGGCGCGGAGATCTACGAGGGCGAGCGCGAGGCCGAGAAGACGACGACCGAGTAG
- a CDS encoding DUF460 domain-containing protein: MSTLRALDRVIFGVDVHSGNIRGDAPSYAVVAFDGENTDRDVVSYRKLRRLIEREGPAIVATDNVYELAADKDALVGFLRDLPAETTLVQVTGAERPEPLSRVASRHGIPYGKEPMEEAEAAARLAASNVGSEVTAFTNTTRVKVSRGRSTGKGGWSADRFTRRIHGAVRRRAREIESTLDGEALEYEVEVTEKYGGYANAVFTVEATPDEIPFSATRVGDIRVEIERERTDGIEFHSLAKRRDYVIVGIDPGTTTAVAVVGIDGEVLDVWSTRTADTAEVIEWLIQRGRPFLIAADVTPMPGTVESFRRSFDAAGWTPERDLAVDRKLHRTREESYDNDHERDALAAALFAHDDRADQFARIARKVPARIDREEVIARVVGDGESVEAVLTSLSDEESEEEEEPEHTPRELSEEERRIRDLERQVERLRSHTEELRGTIDERDEVIHALESDLEAARSDERRRARERREVRRLEREADRLRDERDEAREERDGLSEKLERLKELWKLDHSNFADVSEKRQGLVSVKPIEKFTLAAIENADEEYGLIEGDVLLLRDASGAGRKTAERLAETAPRVVLKHGGLSDVAEEVLFEHSIPVGPASEVRIQEVDELAVARERDVEAVIEDWHERAAERRREQNTAMVDRLISEHRVENGG; this comes from the coding sequence GTGAGCACGCTGCGAGCCCTCGACAGGGTGATCTTCGGCGTGGACGTCCACAGCGGGAACATCCGCGGCGACGCGCCCTCTTACGCCGTCGTCGCCTTCGACGGGGAGAACACGGATCGGGACGTCGTCTCCTACCGGAAGCTCAGACGGCTGATCGAGCGAGAGGGGCCGGCGATCGTCGCGACCGACAACGTCTACGAACTCGCCGCCGACAAGGACGCCCTCGTCGGGTTCCTCCGCGATCTACCGGCTGAGACGACGCTCGTCCAGGTGACGGGCGCGGAGCGTCCCGAACCGCTCTCGAGAGTGGCCTCCCGTCACGGCATCCCCTACGGGAAAGAGCCGATGGAGGAGGCGGAGGCGGCCGCCCGCCTCGCCGCGAGCAACGTCGGCTCGGAGGTGACGGCCTTCACGAACACGACCCGGGTGAAGGTCTCGCGGGGACGGTCGACCGGGAAGGGCGGCTGGAGCGCGGACCGCTTTACGCGGCGGATCCACGGTGCGGTCAGACGCAGGGCGCGCGAGATCGAGTCGACGCTGGACGGCGAGGCCCTCGAGTACGAGGTCGAGGTAACCGAGAAGTACGGCGGCTACGCGAACGCCGTCTTCACCGTCGAGGCGACGCCCGACGAGATCCCGTTCTCCGCGACGCGAGTGGGCGACATCCGGGTCGAGATCGAACGCGAGCGCACCGACGGCATCGAGTTCCACTCGCTGGCGAAGCGACGGGACTACGTGATCGTCGGGATCGACCCGGGGACCACGACGGCGGTGGCGGTCGTCGGCATCGACGGCGAGGTGCTCGATGTCTGGAGTACGCGCACGGCGGACACCGCGGAGGTGATCGAGTGGCTGATCCAGCGGGGTCGCCCGTTCCTGATCGCGGCCGACGTCACGCCGATGCCGGGAACCGTAGAGTCGTTCCGGCGGAGCTTCGACGCCGCGGGCTGGACGCCCGAGCGCGACCTCGCGGTCGACAGGAAACTGCACCGCACCCGCGAGGAGAGCTACGACAACGACCACGAGCGCGACGCGCTCGCGGCGGCGCTGTTCGCCCACGACGACCGCGCCGACCAGTTCGCCCGGATCGCCCGGAAGGTGCCCGCGCGGATCGACCGCGAGGAGGTGATCGCCCGGGTCGTCGGCGACGGCGAGTCGGTCGAGGCGGTGCTGACGTCGCTCTCGGACGAGGAGTCCGAGGAGGAGGAGGAGCCGGAACACACCCCCCGCGAGCTCAGCGAGGAGGAGCGGCGGATCCGCGACCTCGAGCGGCAGGTCGAGCGGCTCCGCTCGCACACCGAGGAGCTCCGCGGGACGATCGACGAGCGCGACGAGGTGATTCATGCCCTAGAGAGCGACCTCGAGGCCGCCCGGAGCGACGAGCGCCGCCGGGCGCGAGAGCGCCGCGAGGTGCGCCGTTTGGAGCGCGAGGCCGACCGCCTGAGGGACGAACGCGACGAGGCTCGCGAGGAACGCGACGGGCTCAGTGAGAAACTCGAACGGCTGAAGGAGCTCTGGAAGCTCGATCACTCGAACTTCGCGGACGTGAGCGAGAAGCGCCAGGGGCTCGTCTCGGTGAAGCCGATCGAGAAGTTCACGCTGGCCGCGATCGAGAACGCCGACGAGGAGTACGGTCTGATCGAAGGCGACGTCCTCCTCCTCCGCGACGCGAGCGGCGCCGGCAGGAAGACCGCCGAACGGCTCGCGGAGACCGCGCCGCGGGTCGTACTGAAACACGGCGGCCTCTCGGACGTCGCGGAGGAGGTGCTCTTCGAGCACTCGATCCCCGTCGGACCGGCGAGCGAGGTGCGGATCCAGGAGGTCGACGAACTCGCGGTCGCCCGCGAACGTGACGTGGAGGCGGTGATCGAGGACTGGCACGAGCGGGCGGCCGAACGCCGGCGCGAGCAGAACACGGCGATGGTCGACCGACTGATCAGCGAACACCGCGTCGAGAACGGTGGGTAG
- a CDS encoding HTH domain-containing protein — protein MITTHATERSRTHAVVYLRSLAPSVIDETREHLSRLDRFVEEGTLDAYEVELWGDAIACDPTYPAGKHLCETVERFERWAERRDCSLEPAFSRGQVCSLVSEETHDVIRLPMVCLAVYEGERLTAVYPHRDGSTRTVADGLDEVDRHSASDLVAAGA, from the coding sequence ATGATTACAACGCACGCTACGGAACGGTCGCGGACGCACGCCGTCGTCTACCTTCGGTCGCTCGCCCCGTCGGTGATCGACGAGACGAGAGAGCACCTCTCGCGGCTCGATCGGTTCGTCGAGGAAGGTACACTCGACGCCTACGAGGTCGAACTCTGGGGTGACGCGATCGCGTGCGACCCAACCTATCCGGCCGGGAAACACCTCTGTGAGACGGTCGAGCGGTTCGAGCGGTGGGCCGAGCGCCGGGACTGTTCGCTCGAGCCGGCGTTCTCGCGGGGCCAAGTCTGCTCGCTCGTCTCCGAGGAGACCCACGACGTGATCCGCCTCCCGATGGTCTGTCTCGCGGTGTACGAGGGGGAGAGGCTGACCGCGGTCTACCCCCACCGCGACGGATCGACGCGGACGGTCGCCGACGGCCTCGACGAGGTCGACCGGCACAGCGCGTCGGACCTGGTCGCCGCAGGGGCCTGA
- a CDS encoding ABC transporter ATP-binding protein, with protein sequence MTAIELQGVTKRFDDTVALSDLDLAVRSGEVYGFLGPNGPGKTTTIDTLLDFSRPTAGEITVLGMDAGSESIAIRERTGVLPEGFDLYDRLTGRQHLEFSIESKVADDDPDELAERVGVPDALDRKVGGYSKGMTQRLGLASALVGEPDLLVLDEPSTGLDPNGAREMREIVREEAGCGATVFFSSHILGQVEAVCDRVGILRGGELVAEDSIDALRDALRTEETFRLHLDEPSEAIVGPVEALSGVSTVAMENSSLVVTCASDAKPEVFRTVEREGARVKDFSLSEASLDEVFATYTGEASA encoded by the coding sequence ATGACAGCGATCGAACTCCAGGGGGTGACGAAACGCTTCGACGACACCGTCGCGCTCTCGGATCTCGACCTCGCGGTCCGCTCGGGCGAGGTCTACGGCTTCCTGGGGCCGAACGGCCCGGGCAAGACGACGACGATCGACACGCTGCTCGACTTCTCCCGACCCACGGCGGGGGAGATCACCGTCCTCGGGATGGACGCCGGGAGCGAGAGCATCGCGATCCGCGAGCGCACCGGCGTCCTGCCCGAGGGATTCGACCTCTACGACCGGCTGACCGGTCGCCAGCACCTCGAGTTCTCCATCGAGTCGAAAGTAGCCGACGACGATCCCGACGAACTCGCGGAACGGGTCGGGGTCCCTGACGCGCTCGACCGGAAGGTGGGCGGCTACTCGAAGGGGATGACCCAGCGACTCGGCCTCGCGAGCGCGCTCGTCGGCGAACCCGACCTCCTCGTCCTCGACGAGCCCTCGACTGGGCTCGACCCGAACGGCGCGCGTGAGATGCGCGAGATCGTTCGCGAGGAGGCCGGGTGCGGGGCGACCGTCTTCTTCTCGTCTCACATCCTCGGACAGGTCGAGGCGGTCTGCGACCGGGTGGGGATCCTCCGGGGCGGCGAACTCGTCGCGGAGGACTCGATCGACGCGCTCAGGGACGCCCTGCGGACCGAGGAGACGTTCCGGCTCCACCTCGACGAGCCGAGCGAAGCGATCGTCGGACCGGTCGAGGCGCTCTCCGGCGTCTCGACCGTCGCGATGGAGAACTCCTCGCTGGTCGTCACCTGTGCGAGCGACGCCAAGCCCGAGGTGTTCCGGACCGTCGAGCGCGAGGGCGCGCGCGTCAAGGACTTCTCGCTCTCGGAGGCGTCGCTCGACGAGGTGTTCGCGACCTACACCGGGGAGGCGAGCGCATGA
- the rnz gene encoding ribonuclease Z: MTLRVTFLGTSGAVPTAGRNPSSVHVNREGEEFLFDVAEGTQRQMMRFGTGFSISAIFLTHVHGDHVLGLPGLCQTMAFNERTAPLSITTPAGTGGRVRTLLTAIDDGPSFRVDIHEVRAGETAFSGEGYDVRTFETDHRTRSVGYALVEDDRKGRFDRERAEELGVPEGPLFSRLHEGETVELEDGTLVEPGEIVGPPRPGRRLVYTGDTRPAETVVEAARDADLLIHDATFVEEAATRARETGHATAREAAEVAERAGAKRLALTHVSSRYAGNVSALATEAVDVFEGAFVAEDGQRIDVPYPE; the protein is encoded by the coding sequence ATGACCCTCCGCGTGACGTTCCTCGGGACGAGTGGGGCGGTGCCGACCGCGGGGCGGAACCCGAGTTCGGTCCACGTCAACCGCGAGGGCGAGGAGTTCCTATTCGATGTTGCCGAGGGGACACAGCGACAGATGATGCGATTCGGGACCGGCTTCTCGATCTCGGCGATCTTCCTCACACACGTCCACGGCGATCACGTCCTCGGTCTCCCGGGGCTCTGTCAGACGATGGCGTTCAACGAACGGACCGCCCCGCTGTCGATCACCACGCCTGCAGGGACCGGAGGTCGCGTCCGGACGCTCCTGACCGCGATCGACGACGGACCCTCGTTCCGGGTCGACATCCACGAGGTACGGGCGGGCGAGACCGCGTTCTCCGGCGAGGGCTACGACGTCCGGACCTTCGAAACGGACCACCGTACCCGGTCGGTGGGTTACGCGCTGGTCGAGGACGATCGGAAGGGACGGTTCGACCGCGAGCGCGCGGAGGAACTCGGCGTCCCGGAGGGACCGCTCTTCTCCCGGCTGCACGAGGGCGAGACGGTCGAGCTGGAGGACGGTACGCTCGTCGAACCTGGCGAGATCGTCGGCCCGCCACGGCCCGGCCGGCGGCTGGTCTACACCGGCGACACCAGACCGGCGGAGACGGTGGTCGAGGCCGCCCGGGACGCCGACCTGCTGATCCACGACGCGACGTTCGTCGAGGAGGCGGCGACGAGGGCGCGCGAGACGGGCCACGCCACGGCGAGGGAGGCGGCGGAGGTCGCGGAGCGGGCGGGTGCGAAGCGGCTCGCGCTCACGCACGTCTCCTCGCGCTACGCCGGGAACGTCTCCGCGCTCGCGACCGAGGCAGTGGACGTGTTCGAGGGGGCGTTCGTCGCCGAGGACGGCCAGCGGATCGACGTGCCCTACCCCGAGTGA
- a CDS encoding ABC transporter permease: MSVTVVAKKEFRDAVRSRLLLVLIAVFSLFTLGGAVLVSQVGELFGLGEEAGIIGVILALQTPASVLVPLISLVVSYRSIVGERESGSVKYLLGLPHARRDVVLGKVLGRTGVVSVAILVGFGVGIVAIVALIGSFDPAAYLGFTLVTVLLGLVWVSIGVGCSSVTRSPTRAGIVGFGLLLLFWILWDFVGLALLYATDSLDMTGEPIPGWYALFSAIPPGSAYGLVGSALLPSEAGFEAAGELSVFLSPTFGAFVLLLWIVVPLGVGLLIFERSDL, translated from the coding sequence ATGAGCGTCACCGTCGTCGCGAAGAAGGAGTTCCGCGACGCCGTCCGTTCGAGGCTCCTGCTCGTGCTGATCGCCGTCTTCTCGCTGTTCACGCTCGGTGGGGCCGTGCTCGTCTCACAGGTCGGCGAACTGTTCGGTCTCGGCGAGGAGGCCGGGATCATCGGGGTGATCCTCGCGCTCCAGACGCCCGCGAGCGTCCTCGTCCCGCTGATCTCGCTCGTCGTCAGCTACCGGTCGATCGTGGGCGAGCGCGAGTCGGGGAGCGTGAAGTACCTCCTCGGACTGCCACACGCCCGCCGGGACGTCGTCCTCGGGAAGGTGCTCGGTCGAACCGGCGTCGTCTCGGTCGCGATCCTCGTCGGCTTCGGCGTCGGCATCGTCGCGATCGTCGCGTTGATCGGCTCGTTCGATCCCGCGGCCTACCTCGGGTTCACGCTCGTGACGGTACTGCTCGGGCTGGTCTGGGTCTCGATCGGCGTCGGCTGCTCCTCGGTGACGCGCTCGCCGACCCGGGCAGGGATCGTCGGTTTCGGACTCCTGCTCCTGTTCTGGATCCTCTGGGACTTCGTCGGCCTCGCGCTGCTCTACGCGACGGACAGTCTGGACATGACGGGAGAGCCGATCCCCGGGTGGTACGCGCTCTTCAGTGCGATCCCACCCGGGAGCGCCTACGGCCTCGTCGGCTCCGCGCTCCTCCCCAGCGAGGCCGGCTTCGAGGCGGCGGGCGAACTCTCGGTGTTCCTCTCGCCCACCTTCGGCGCGTTCGTCCTGCTGCTCTGGATCGTCGTCCCGCTCGGGGTCGGCCTGCTCATCTTCGAACGAAGCGACCTGTGA
- a CDS encoding DUF7536 family protein: MTDDVPERPSLGAVLVELDAPRHFAVGLAIGVVFSLVLYVYRVFLVQPLSPTAETSPLLFAALAFVLAVTVGSLVAIVLTIRSAIRYTRSANETPQR; the protein is encoded by the coding sequence ATGACCGACGACGTTCCGGAGCGCCCGTCACTCGGCGCCGTGCTGGTCGAACTCGACGCCCCGCGACACTTCGCGGTCGGACTCGCTATCGGCGTCGTCTTCTCGCTCGTGCTCTACGTCTACCGCGTCTTCCTCGTCCAGCCGCTCTCGCCGACCGCCGAGACCTCGCCGCTGCTCTTCGCCGCGCTCGCGTTCGTCCTCGCGGTGACCGTCGGCTCGCTCGTCGCCATCGTCCTCACGATACGTTCGGCGATCCGCTACACCCGCTCGGCGAACGAGACGCCGCAACGGTAA
- a CDS encoding pyridoxal-phosphate dependent enzyme → MSGRGVADLVCSVCSRTFPASPDEPWRCSCGGPLELAANDTVPGKPPRNPDRDAGLWTFSDLVSTPHRTTLGEGWTPLIEAPEWDCSFKLEYVFPTGSFKDRGAATTLSRAAALGVERVVEDSSGNAGAAIATYAARAGIDTAIYVPADVKESKLTAIERAGARAVRVEGSRADVTEACLEAVEGAEPRSAETRSGRSPRRESDAWYASHAWNPAFFDGTQTVAFEVCAQRDWEAPDAFVSPLGHGTLFLGAYRGFRALFEAGWIDRIPRLLGAQAAGYAPIAETLHGESEGRNEAADGIQIEAPVRRDQILAAIEGTGGDAIALSEEAVRTELDRLHRNGFYTEPTCAVAPAALSLYRERGVIEPDDDVVVALTGSGLKT, encoded by the coding sequence ATGAGCGGGAGAGGAGTCGCGGACCTCGTCTGCTCTGTCTGTTCCCGGACGTTCCCCGCGAGCCCCGACGAACCCTGGCGCTGTTCGTGCGGCGGACCGCTCGAACTCGCGGCGAACGATACCGTCCCCGGCAAACCACCGCGGAACCCCGACCGTGACGCCGGTCTCTGGACGTTTTCGGACCTCGTTTCGACCCCTCACCGGACGACACTCGGCGAGGGGTGGACGCCGCTGATCGAGGCTCCCGAGTGGGACTGCTCGTTCAAACTGGAGTACGTCTTCCCGACCGGGAGCTTCAAGGATCGGGGGGCGGCGACGACCCTCTCCCGGGCGGCGGCGCTCGGCGTCGAGCGCGTCGTCGAGGACTCCTCGGGCAACGCGGGCGCTGCGATCGCCACCTACGCCGCCCGGGCGGGAATCGACACGGCGATCTACGTCCCCGCCGATGTGAAGGAGTCGAAACTGACGGCGATCGAGCGTGCCGGTGCCCGGGCGGTCCGGGTCGAGGGGTCGCGGGCGGACGTCACGGAGGCGTGTCTCGAAGCGGTAGAAGGGGCGGAACCACGCTCCGCCGAGACGAGGAGCGGGCGGAGCCCGCGACGGGAGAGTGACGCCTGGTACGCGAGCCACGCGTGGAACCCCGCGTTCTTCGACGGGACCCAGACCGTCGCGTTCGAGGTCTGCGCCCAGCGGGACTGGGAGGCCCCCGACGCGTTCGTGAGCCCGCTCGGCCACGGGACGCTCTTTCTGGGCGCGTATCGCGGGTTCCGTGCGCTCTTCGAGGCGGGATGGATCGACCGGATACCGAGACTGCTCGGCGCACAGGCGGCCGGCTACGCCCCGATCGCGGAGACGCTCCACGGCGAAAGCGAGGGCCGGAACGAGGCCGCCGACGGCATCCAGATCGAAGCGCCGGTTCGGAGAGACCAGATTCTCGCGGCGATCGAAGGGACCGGTGGCGACGCCATCGCGCTCTCCGAGGAGGCGGTGAGGACCGAACTCGATCGGCTGCACCGAAACGGGTTCTACACCGAGCCGACCTGTGCGGTCGCGCCCGCGGCGCTCTCTCTGTACCGAGAGCGAGGCGTGATCGAACCGGACGACGACGTGGTCGTGGCGCTCACCGGGAGCGGGCTGAAGACGTAG
- the citZ gene encoding citrate synthase produces the protein MTDDLKRGLEGVLVAESELSFIDGDEGELVYRGYAIEDLARHASYEEVLYLLWHGELPTREELDAFADEMVAERAVDDGILDTARELAEQDAEPMAAIRTVVSQLAATDPAGETDPTDREATLAKGRRITAKLPTILAAFHRYREGEEPVEPREDLTHAASFLTMLNGEEPDDVLAETLDAALVLHADHGLNASTFSGMVTASTLSDVHAATTSAIGTLAGPLHGGANQDVMEMLLEVDESSKEPTDWAKKALDEGRRIPGFGHRVYNVKDPRAYILGEMSEDLAEAAGEMKWYDYSIAVEEFMTEEKGIAPNVDFYSATTYYQMGIPIDLFTPIFAVSRVGGWVAHIAEQYEDNRIMRPRSRYVGERDLEFVPLDER, from the coding sequence ATGACCGACGACCTGAAACGAGGTCTCGAGGGAGTGCTCGTCGCCGAGTCCGAACTCAGCTTCATCGACGGGGACGAGGGGGAGCTCGTCTACCGCGGGTACGCCATCGAGGACCTCGCGCGCCACGCGAGCTACGAGGAGGTGCTCTACCTGCTCTGGCACGGGGAGCTCCCGACCCGCGAGGAGCTCGACGCGTTCGCCGACGAGATGGTCGCAGAGCGGGCGGTCGACGACGGGATCCTCGACACCGCCCGGGAACTCGCCGAGCAGGACGCCGAGCCGATGGCCGCGATCCGGACGGTCGTCTCCCAGCTCGCGGCGACCGATCCGGCGGGAGAGACCGATCCCACGGACCGGGAGGCGACGCTCGCGAAGGGCCGTCGGATCACCGCGAAGCTGCCCACGATCCTCGCTGCCTTCCACCGCTACCGCGAAGGCGAGGAGCCGGTCGAGCCACGAGAGGACCTGACTCACGCCGCGAGCTTCCTCACGATGCTCAACGGCGAGGAGCCCGACGACGTCCTCGCGGAGACGCTCGACGCGGCGCTCGTCCTCCACGCGGACCACGGGCTGAACGCCTCGACGTTCTCCGGGATGGTCACCGCGAGCACGCTCTCGGACGTCCACGCCGCGACGACGTCGGCGATCGGGACGCTCGCCGGCCCGCTCCACGGCGGGGCGAACCAGGACGTGATGGAGATGCTCCTGGAGGTCGACGAGAGCAGCAAGGAGCCCACCGACTGGGCGAAAAAGGCCCTCGACGAGGGCCGACGCATCCCCGGCTTCGGCCACCGCGTCTACAACGTGAAAGACCCCCGAGCGTACATCCTCGGCGAGATGTCCGAAGACCTCGCCGAAGCTGCCGGCGAGATGAAGTGGTACGACTACAGCATCGCCGTCGAGGAGTTCATGACCGAGGAGAAGGGCATCGCCCCGAACGTCGACTTCTACTCCGCGACGACCTACTACCAGATGGGGATCCCGATCGACCTCTTCACACCGATCTTCGCCGTCTCGCGCGTCGGCGGCTGGGTCGCCCACATCGCGGAACAGTACGAGGACAACCGGATCATGCGCCCCCGATCCCGATACGTCGGTGAGCGCGACTTGGAGTTCGTCCCGCTCGACGAGCGGTAG
- a CDS encoding succinylglutamate desuccinylase/aspartoacylase family protein: MTALGTARADPGEVGVGRLVVGETRDGAEFGLPVAVINGADDGKTLYVQAASDGDELNGVGVVSRFVPQIDPTELSGTILLVGIVNYHGFQVAEHRNPIDDTKTNRTYPGDENGTSSERIAHATFSAAKRADYVLDLHQGSTSRMLNEVRVRCGRRHRLHEECLELATVFGCGYVLDQKGPDGQLARVAPDEGIPTVDPELGGCVGWDEESIELGVQGIFNVLTHYGFLEGEITQNPQTRATGFDQHGSPVGGLVHWQRELGDRVSPGDPLFTVSDVFGTEKETITADSAGILWRSRRLPQVATGEYVCSVATGVDTC; the protein is encoded by the coding sequence ATGACAGCACTCGGAACGGCGCGGGCCGATCCCGGGGAGGTAGGGGTCGGACGGCTCGTCGTCGGCGAGACGCGCGACGGGGCCGAGTTCGGCCTCCCGGTCGCGGTGATCAACGGTGCGGACGACGGGAAGACGCTCTACGTGCAGGCGGCGAGCGACGGCGACGAACTGAACGGCGTCGGCGTCGTGAGCCGGTTCGTCCCGCAGATCGATCCGACCGAGCTCTCGGGAACGATCCTCCTCGTCGGCATCGTCAACTACCACGGCTTCCAGGTCGCGGAACACCGGAACCCGATCGACGACACGAAGACCAACCGGACGTACCCCGGCGACGAGAACGGCACCTCCTCAGAACGGATCGCGCACGCGACGTTCTCGGCCGCGAAACGCGCGGACTACGTCCTCGACCTCCACCAGGGCTCGACCAGCCGGATGCTGAACGAGGTCCGTGTGCGCTGTGGCCGCCGCCACCGGCTCCACGAGGAGTGTCTGGAACTCGCGACGGTCTTCGGCTGTGGCTACGTCCTCGACCAGAAGGGACCGGACGGCCAGCTCGCCCGGGTCGCCCCCGACGAGGGGATTCCCACGGTCGACCCGGAACTCGGGGGCTGCGTCGGCTGGGACGAGGAGTCGATCGAACTCGGCGTACAGGGGATCTTCAACGTGCTCACCCACTACGGCTTTCTCGAGGGCGAGATCACACAGAACCCCCAGACGCGAGCGACGGGCTTCGACCAGCACGGCTCGCCGGTCGGCGGGCTGGTTCACTGGCAGCGGGAACTCGGCGACCGCGTGAGCCCCGGTGACCCGCTCTTTACGGTTTCGGACGTCTTCGGCACCGAGAAGGAGACGATCACCGCCGATTCTGCCGGAATCCTCTGGCGCTCGCGGCGGCTGCCGCAGGTAGCCACCGGGGAGTACGTCTGCTCGGTCGCAACCGGCGTGGACACCTGCTAA